The following proteins are co-located in the Bradyrhizobium sp. AZCC 2176 genome:
- the hisD gene encoding histidinol dehydrogenase translates to MPVRLDTSSADFDPRFKQFLAAKREVSADVERATRAVVDDVAARGDAALIEATRKFDRLELTASGLRVTAAEVDAAVGACDSATVDALKFARDRIEAFHRRQLPKDERFTDALGVELGWRWSAVDAVGLYVPGGTAAYPSSVLMNAVPAMVAGVPRVVMVVPSPDGKLNPLVLAAAHLGGVSEIYRVGGAQAVAALAYGTATIAPVAKIVGPGNAYVAAAKRQVFGKVGIDMIAGPSEVLVISDDTGNAGWIAADLLAQAEHDASAQSILITDSAGLATEVERAVESQLATLPRADIARASWNDFGAIIMVRQLDEAVELANAIAAEHLEIMTADAEGLSAKVRNAGAIFLGSHTPEAIGDYVGGSNHVLPTARSARFSSGLGVLDFMKRTSILKCGPDQLRALGPAAMTLGKAEGLDAHSRSVGLRLNLP, encoded by the coding sequence ATGCCCGTTCGCCTGGATACCAGCAGCGCCGATTTCGACCCACGCTTCAAGCAATTCCTCGCCGCCAAGCGCGAGGTTTCGGCCGATGTCGAGCGCGCCACCCGCGCCGTTGTCGATGACGTGGCCGCGCGCGGCGACGCCGCGCTGATCGAGGCGACCAGAAAATTCGACCGGCTCGAGCTTACGGCATCCGGCCTGCGCGTCACCGCGGCCGAGGTCGATGCCGCGGTCGGGGCCTGCGACTCCGCGACCGTCGATGCCCTGAAATTCGCCCGTGACCGGATCGAGGCATTTCACCGGCGGCAACTGCCGAAGGACGAGCGCTTCACCGATGCGCTGGGCGTCGAACTCGGCTGGCGCTGGAGCGCGGTCGATGCGGTCGGCCTTTACGTGCCCGGCGGCACCGCCGCCTATCCGTCCTCGGTGCTGATGAATGCGGTGCCGGCCATGGTCGCCGGCGTGCCGCGAGTGGTCATGGTGGTGCCGTCGCCCGACGGCAAGCTTAATCCGCTGGTGCTGGCGGCGGCCCACCTTGGCGGCGTGTCCGAGATCTACCGCGTCGGCGGTGCGCAGGCGGTGGCCGCACTCGCCTACGGCACGGCGACGATCGCGCCGGTGGCGAAAATCGTTGGCCCCGGCAATGCCTATGTCGCCGCTGCCAAGCGGCAGGTGTTCGGCAAGGTCGGCATCGACATGATCGCCGGCCCCTCGGAAGTGCTCGTGATATCAGACGACACCGGCAACGCCGGCTGGATCGCCGCCGATCTGTTGGCGCAGGCCGAGCATGATGCGAGCGCGCAGTCGATCCTGATCACGGACAGCGCAGGCTTGGCCACTGAGGTCGAGCGCGCAGTGGAATCGCAACTCGCCACGCTGCCGCGGGCCGACATCGCGCGGGCCTCGTGGAACGATTTCGGCGCCATCATCATGGTGAGGCAACTCGACGAGGCGGTCGAGCTTGCGAATGCGATCGCGGCCGAACATCTGGAAATCATGACCGCGGATGCGGAAGGCTTGTCTGCAAAAGTCCGCAACGCCGGCGCGATCTTTCTCGGGTCCCATACGCCGGAGGCGATCGGCGACTATGTCGGCGGCTCCAACCACGTGCTGCCGACGGCGCGTTCGGCGCGGTTTTCGTCCGGGCTCGGCGTGCTAGACTTCATGAAGCGCACCTCGATTCTCAAATGCGGGCCGGACCAGTTGCGCGCGCTGGGGCCTGCAGCGATGACCTTGGGCAAGGCCGAGGGTTTGGATGCCCACTCACGCTCCGTCGGATTGCGCCTCAATTTGCCATGA
- a CDS encoding DUF2948 family protein, translating into MPAPDPLKLIALDADDLAVISAHVQDARVQASDIVWRQDEKRLVVGMNRLDWEQTLSGGTEPRRSIAALRFDRVLACKSRNIDLAQPRAVLELVGIEFHPGEAPGGSALLLFSHGEALRLDVECLECELTDLRTDDLGTSELAIAPAGPEG; encoded by the coding sequence ATGCCGGCGCCCGATCCGCTCAAACTGATTGCGCTTGATGCCGACGATCTCGCTGTCATATCCGCCCATGTGCAGGACGCCCGCGTGCAGGCCTCCGACATCGTCTGGCGGCAGGACGAAAAGCGGCTGGTGGTCGGCATGAACCGGCTGGACTGGGAGCAGACGCTATCAGGCGGAACCGAGCCGCGCCGGTCGATCGCGGCGCTGCGCTTCGACCGCGTTCTGGCCTGCAAGTCGCGCAACATCGATCTGGCGCAGCCCAGGGCGGTGCTGGAACTGGTCGGAATCGAATTCCATCCCGGCGAAGCCCCCGGCGGCAGCGCGCTTTTGCTGTTCAGCCATGGCGAGGCGCTGCGGCTGGACGTCGAATGCCTGGAATGCGAGCTGACCGACCTTCGTACCGACGATCTCGGCACCAGCGAACTCGCCATCGCGCCCGCAGGGCCGGAGGGGTGA
- the murA gene encoding UDP-N-acetylglucosamine 1-carboxyvinyltransferase, which produces MDRIRIIGGSPLNGTIAISGAKNAALPLMIAALLTEDTLILDNVPRLADVAQLQRILGNHGVDIMSAGKRPGDGEYQGQTLHISAANIIDTTAPYELVSRMRASFWVIAPLLARMHEAKVSLPGGCAIGTRPVDLLIMALEKLGAELTIDGGYVVAKAPGGLRGAGIDFPKVTVSGTHVALMAATLAKGTTIITNAACEPEIADVADCLNKMGARIAGAGTPRITVEGVAKLHGARHTVLPDRIEAGTYAMAVAMTGGDVQLSGARPELLQSALDVLAQAGADISVNNDGIRVARNGAEIRPVTVSTAPFPGFPTDLQAQLMALMACADGSSQITETIFENRFMHVQELARFGARISLDGETATIDGIARLRGAPVMATDLRASVSLVIAGLAAEGETMVNRIYHLDRGFERLEEKLSACGASIQRISD; this is translated from the coding sequence ATGGACCGCATTCGTATTATCGGCGGCAGCCCGCTCAACGGCACCATTGCCATTTCGGGCGCGAAGAACGCCGCGCTGCCGCTGATGATCGCGGCCCTGCTGACCGAGGACACGCTCATCCTCGATAATGTTCCACGGCTTGCCGACGTCGCGCAGTTGCAGCGCATCCTCGGCAACCACGGCGTCGACATCATGTCGGCAGGCAAGCGGCCGGGCGATGGCGAATATCAGGGCCAGACCCTGCATATTTCGGCCGCCAACATCATCGACACCACGGCACCTTATGAATTGGTGTCGCGGATGCGCGCCAGCTTCTGGGTGATCGCGCCGCTGTTGGCGCGGATGCACGAGGCAAAGGTCTCGCTGCCGGGCGGCTGCGCGATCGGCACGCGGCCGGTTGACCTTCTCATTATGGCGCTCGAAAAACTCGGCGCCGAGCTCACCATCGACGGCGGCTATGTGGTGGCGAAGGCGCCCGGCGGCCTGCGCGGCGCGGGAATCGATTTCCCCAAGGTCACGGTGAGCGGCACCCATGTAGCCCTGATGGCGGCCACGCTTGCCAAGGGCACGACCATCATCACCAACGCGGCCTGCGAACCTGAAATCGCCGACGTCGCCGATTGCCTGAACAAGATGGGGGCGCGCATCGCGGGCGCGGGCACGCCGCGGATCACGGTCGAGGGCGTCGCAAAACTGCACGGCGCGCGGCATACCGTGCTGCCTGACCGGATCGAGGCCGGCACTTATGCGATGGCGGTCGCCATGACCGGCGGCGACGTGCAGCTTTCCGGCGCGCGACCCGAGCTGCTGCAGTCGGCGCTCGACGTGCTGGCGCAGGCCGGCGCCGACATCAGCGTCAACAATGACGGCATCCGGGTGGCCAGGAACGGCGCCGAAATCCGGCCGGTGACGGTGTCGACCGCGCCGTTCCCGGGTTTCCCGACCGACCTGCAGGCGCAATTGATGGCGCTGATGGCCTGCGCCGACGGTTCCTCGCAGATCACCGAGACGATCTTTGAGAACCGTTTCATGCACGTCCAGGAACTGGCGCGGTTCGGCGCGCGTATATCACTCGATGGCGAGACCGCGACCATCGACGGCATCGCCCGGCTGCGCGGCGCGCCCGTGATGGCGACGGATCTGCGCGCCTCGGTATCGCTGGTCATCGCGGGGCTTGCCGCCGAGGGTGAAACCATGGTCAACCGCATCTACCACCTCGACCGCGGCTTTGAGCGGCTCGAGGAAAAGCTTTCGGCCTGCGGCGCGTCGATCCAGCGCATCAGCGACTAG
- a CDS encoding alpha/beta fold hydrolase codes for MPTITTKDGVEIFYKDWGKGQPIVFSHGWPLSSDDWDTQMLFFVNNGFRVIAHDRRGHGRSSQTSDGHDMDHYADDLAAVTAHLDLKNAVHVGHSTGGGEVVHYIARHGESRVAKAAILSAVPPLMVQTAANPGGLPKSVFDDLQAQLAANRSEFYRALPSGPFYGYNRPGAKPSEAIIQNWWRQGMMGGAKAHYDGIVAFSQTDFTEDLKKITVPVLVMHGDDDQIVPYEDSAPLSAKLLKNGTLKTYKGFPHGMPTTEAATINADLLAFIKA; via the coding sequence ATGCCCACCATCACCACCAAAGACGGCGTCGAGATCTTTTACAAGGATTGGGGCAAGGGTCAGCCCATCGTGTTCAGCCATGGCTGGCCGCTGTCATCAGATGACTGGGACACGCAGATGCTCTTCTTCGTCAACAACGGCTTCCGCGTCATCGCGCACGACCGCCGCGGCCATGGCCGGTCCAGCCAGACCAGCGACGGCCACGACATGGATCATTATGCGGATGATCTCGCGGCCGTGACGGCGCATCTCGACCTGAAGAATGCCGTTCATGTCGGTCATTCCACCGGCGGCGGCGAGGTGGTGCATTATATCGCCCGCCACGGCGAGAGCCGGGTGGCGAAGGCGGCGATCCTTTCCGCCGTGCCGCCGCTGATGGTCCAGACAGCGGCCAATCCCGGCGGCTTGCCCAAATCGGTGTTCGACGACCTGCAGGCGCAGCTTGCCGCCAACCGCTCGGAATTCTATCGCGCGCTGCCGTCGGGTCCGTTCTATGGCTACAACCGGCCGGGCGCCAAGCCCTCGGAAGCGATCATCCAGAACTGGTGGCGTCAGGGCATGATGGGCGGCGCCAAGGCGCATTATGACGGCATCGTCGCCTTCTCGCAGACCGACTTCACCGAAGACCTCAAGAAGATCACCGTGCCAGTGCTGGTGATGCATGGCGACGACGACCAGATCGTTCCCTACGAAGACTCCGCGCCGTTGTCGGCGAAGCTGTTGAAGAACGGCACGCTGAAGACCTACAAGGGCTTTCCGCACGGCATGCCGACTACCGAAGCCGCCACGATCAATGCGGATCTGCTCGCGTTCATCAAAGCCTGA
- a CDS encoding FAD-dependent oxidoreductase, with protein sequence MSADTTAGPATGANAYAFPRHEQTFPTLTHHEIERMRRFGELRSYKSGEALFETGKPGPGMFVVLSGHVAITQRDGLGHVTPVIEQGEGQFLAEIGQLSGRVALVDGHAEGDVETLLIPPDQLRALLVAEAELGERIMRALILRRVSLIQGGVGGPVLIGPSSLGDTARLQNFLVRNGQPHHVLDPATDKDAADLVARYSPSRADLPLVVCPDGTVLRNPSETSLALAVGMIANQAHEKLYDVAVVGSGPAGLATAVYAASEGLSVAVFDARAFGGQAGASARIENYLGFPTGISGQALTGRAYTQAQKFGADMLIPVCVRSLDCSQRDGVFALATECGQSLRAKSIVVASGARYRRPEIENLGKFEGRGVWYWASPIEAKLCVGQDVVLVGGGNSAGQAAVFLSGHARKVYMIIRGGGLGASMSRYLIERIEAAPNIELVFNAEVVAVEGSEDGSLERVRWKSRLAPEQHHFDVRNLFLFVGADPATHWLNGCGVTLDRAGFVVTGAQSEQNLGRPVPTLETSVPGVFAVGDVRAGSVKRVGGAIGEGAQVVAALHGYLGDAAKPSL encoded by the coding sequence ATGAGTGCAGACACCACGGCCGGTCCGGCGACCGGTGCCAATGCTTACGCGTTTCCACGTCACGAGCAGACGTTCCCGACGCTGACGCATCACGAAATCGAGCGCATGCGTCGGTTCGGGGAGCTGCGAAGCTACAAGTCAGGCGAAGCGCTGTTCGAAACCGGCAAGCCAGGCCCCGGCATGTTCGTGGTGCTGTCGGGCCACGTCGCGATCACCCAGCGCGACGGCCTTGGCCATGTCACCCCGGTCATCGAGCAGGGCGAGGGGCAGTTTCTGGCCGAGATCGGCCAGCTTTCCGGCCGCGTCGCGCTGGTCGATGGCCATGCCGAGGGCGATGTCGAAACGCTCTTGATCCCGCCGGATCAGTTGCGGGCGCTTCTGGTCGCAGAAGCCGAACTCGGCGAGCGCATCATGCGCGCGCTGATCCTGCGCCGGGTCAGCCTGATCCAGGGCGGCGTCGGCGGTCCGGTGCTGATCGGGCCCAGTTCGCTCGGCGACACGGCGCGGCTGCAGAATTTCCTGGTGCGCAACGGCCAGCCGCACCATGTGCTCGATCCCGCAACCGACAAGGACGCCGCCGATCTGGTCGCGCGCTACTCGCCTTCGCGCGCCGATCTGCCGCTGGTGGTGTGCCCCGACGGCACCGTGCTGCGCAATCCGTCGGAGACCTCGCTGGCGCTGGCGGTCGGGATGATCGCCAACCAGGCGCATGAGAAGCTCTACGACGTGGCTGTCGTCGGGAGCGGTCCCGCTGGTCTCGCCACCGCGGTCTATGCCGCGTCCGAAGGATTGTCGGTCGCGGTGTTCGATGCGCGGGCGTTCGGCGGCCAGGCCGGCGCCAGCGCGCGCATTGAAAATTATCTGGGATTTCCGACCGGCATTTCCGGGCAGGCGCTCACCGGCCGCGCCTACACCCAGGCGCAAAAATTCGGCGCGGACATGCTGATCCCGGTTTGTGTCAGGTCGCTGGATTGTTCGCAGCGCGACGGCGTGTTTGCGCTGGCGACCGAATGCGGGCAGTCGTTGCGCGCGAAATCCATCGTGGTGGCGAGCGGGGCGCGTTACCGGCGGCCGGAAATCGAAAATCTCGGGAAGTTCGAAGGCCGCGGCGTCTGGTACTGGGCCTCGCCGATCGAGGCCAAGTTGTGCGTGGGCCAGGACGTCGTATTGGTCGGCGGCGGCAATTCGGCAGGCCAGGCCGCGGTGTTTCTGTCCGGCCACGCGCGCAAGGTCTACATGATCATCCGCGGCGGCGGGCTGGGGGCCAGCATGTCGCGCTATCTGATCGAGCGCATCGAGGCGGCCCCCAATATCGAACTGGTCTTCAACGCCGAGGTGGTTGCGGTCGAGGGCAGCGAGGATGGTTCGCTCGAACGCGTGCGCTGGAAGAGCCGGCTGGCGCCTGAACAGCACCATTTCGATGTCCGGAACCTGTTTCTGTTCGTCGGCGCCGACCCGGCAACGCATTGGCTGAACGGCTGCGGCGTGACGCTCGATCGCGCGGGTTTTGTGGTGACGGGAGCGCAGTCCGAGCAGAATCTCGGCCGCCCGGTGCCGACGCTGGAAACTTCGGTGCCCGGCGTGTTCGCGGTCGGCGACGTGCGCGCCGGCTCGGTCAAGCGCGTCGGCGGCGCGATCGGCGAGGGCGCGCAGGTGGTGGCCGCGCTGCACGGCTATCTCGGCGACGCCGCGAAACCGTCGCTATGA
- a CDS encoding Crp/Fnr family transcriptional regulator: MGGPASAGNRLLTALPPTDLALLAPHLQKVSLEQDAVVIRAGDRRHHVYFPHSGAISFMLGLPNGETIATAVIGREGAIGALSVLGPSFLSSVTAVVRVGGTASQISVSRFHAAYMESGAIRHVVEAHTRSILMQFQHVSACNGLHSVEARMARWLLHLHDRTEGNNILSLTQGTLSQLLGVRRTTVTQVIAKLRALGAIRSARRGMVEIDRARLEEATCECYDIIRCATDRIVPHEAVGSHPHFASADKLHRA, translated from the coding sequence ATGGGAGGTCCGGCGAGCGCCGGTAATCGTCTTCTCACCGCGTTGCCGCCGACAGATCTCGCGCTGCTCGCCCCTCATCTCCAGAAGGTGTCGCTCGAACAGGACGCCGTGGTGATACGAGCGGGAGATCGACGCCACCACGTTTACTTTCCCCATAGCGGGGCCATCTCCTTCATGCTCGGCCTTCCGAACGGAGAAACGATCGCGACCGCGGTAATCGGGCGCGAGGGAGCGATCGGGGCATTATCGGTGCTGGGACCCTCTTTCTTGTCGTCCGTGACCGCGGTCGTGCGGGTCGGCGGCACCGCATCGCAAATCTCCGTGTCGCGCTTTCATGCAGCCTATATGGAGAGCGGCGCCATCAGACATGTGGTCGAGGCGCACACGAGGTCGATACTCATGCAGTTCCAGCACGTCTCAGCCTGCAACGGACTGCACTCGGTCGAGGCCCGCATGGCCCGGTGGCTGCTTCACCTGCACGATCGAACCGAGGGCAACAACATCCTATCATTAACGCAGGGGACACTTTCGCAGCTGCTCGGGGTGCGACGAACGACCGTGACGCAGGTGATTGCCAAACTCCGCGCCTTAGGTGCCATCAGATCCGCTCGCCGGGGCATGGTTGAAATCGACAGGGCGCGGCTCGAGGAAGCTACCTGTGAATGCTACGACATCATACGTTGTGCAACCGACCGGATCGTCCCGCACGAAGCCGTGGGATCGCATCCGCATTTTGCGTCCGCCGACAAACTCCACCGTGCATGA
- a CDS encoding HD-GYP domain-containing protein, with the protein MLVYFVTDEPTKLPAIRAMLEPQHAVVPWVLGGDGTGLRSHGVLMVDIDLRQMARVEQLRFILQELARIPEKLFVVHNLSRSMMAQAYALGATAIISRPKEAILKVAQIEAAEAAEENNAADPTPAMDEGVAAFASMFSNVRHGRPLKLVDAKRATSKIITRVGQDGLSTWLDEVRRYHEGTFQHCLLVTGVAVAFGLDVGFSGGDVSRLGIAATLHDIGKARIPLSILDKPGRLDPEEEEIIKRHPVIGYDLLKGVSGVSPEILDGVRHHHEYLDGSGYPDGLAASQISDLVRLLTISDIFAALVESRPYRPPMSRQDAYQILCGMEGKLEGALVRAFRKVALGA; encoded by the coding sequence ATGCTCGTCTATTTTGTCACGGATGAACCCACGAAGTTGCCGGCGATTCGCGCGATGCTCGAGCCGCAACACGCCGTGGTGCCCTGGGTGCTGGGCGGCGACGGCACCGGGCTGAGGTCGCACGGCGTGCTGATGGTCGACATCGACCTGCGGCAGATGGCTCGCGTCGAGCAGCTCAGGTTCATATTGCAAGAGCTTGCGAGAATTCCCGAGAAGCTGTTCGTCGTTCACAATCTCTCCCGTTCGATGATGGCGCAGGCCTATGCACTCGGCGCGACCGCGATCATTTCACGCCCCAAGGAAGCAATTCTCAAGGTCGCGCAGATCGAAGCGGCGGAAGCCGCCGAGGAAAACAACGCAGCCGATCCGACACCGGCGATGGACGAAGGCGTGGCTGCCTTCGCCTCGATGTTTTCGAATGTGCGCCATGGCAGGCCACTGAAGCTTGTCGATGCGAAGCGTGCGACGTCGAAGATCATCACCCGCGTCGGGCAGGACGGGCTTTCGACGTGGCTCGACGAGGTGCGTCGCTATCATGAGGGCACGTTTCAGCACTGCCTGCTGGTGACCGGTGTGGCGGTCGCCTTTGGCCTCGATGTCGGATTCTCCGGCGGGGACGTCTCGCGGCTTGGAATCGCGGCGACGCTCCATGACATCGGCAAGGCGCGCATTCCGCTATCGATCCTGGATAAACCGGGACGTCTCGACCCCGAGGAGGAGGAGATTATCAAGCGCCATCCCGTGATCGGATATGACCTGTTGAAGGGCGTGTCGGGCGTCAGCCCGGAAATTCTGGATGGCGTGAGGCATCATCACGAATACCTTGATGGCTCCGGCTATCCGGATGGACTGGCGGCCTCGCAGATTTCCGATCTTGTCAGATTGCTGACGATCTCGGATATCTTCGCCGCGCTGGTCGAGTCCCGGCCCTACCGGCCGCCGATGTCGCGGCAGGACGCCTACCAGATCCTCTGCGGCATGGAGGGCAAGCTGGAAGGGGCGCTGGTCAGGGCGTTCCGGAAAGTGGCGCTGGGAGCGTGA
- a CDS encoding glycoside hydrolase family 16 protein, translated as MVCLFAGPAFAQADLAGATTKLTLQVATAMLGEKCRRIEAPDSASLASVSLHRTFHDDFDSHPLLNQRWAPYYAGGAAWPEARYWGGDGSDFRRKSSYNGEQQIYVDPRYGGRETTPLGLDPFKVNDGILSIIASRIPPALKTVLFNNEYISGILTTQSRFSQKYGYFEIRAKIPVGVGVWPAFWMLADDGGWPPEVDIMEGRGQRPGDIVMTTHWRIPATQRVERCGFDFRVPDAPTAFHDYGVLWQPDRITYFIDRQPVSEIKVPIGFGEPMYMIVNLAMGSKTLEGVGFVDGESPATVAFEIDRISAYQIDER; from the coding sequence ATGGTCTGCCTGTTCGCCGGCCCGGCGTTCGCGCAGGCCGATCTCGCCGGCGCGACAACCAAGCTTACGCTGCAGGTCGCGACCGCCATGCTCGGCGAAAAATGCCGCCGCATTGAGGCGCCGGATTCCGCGTCGCTTGCTTCGGTATCACTGCACCGAACCTTCCACGATGACTTCGACAGCCATCCCCTGCTGAACCAAAGGTGGGCGCCGTATTACGCCGGCGGCGCCGCCTGGCCGGAGGCGCGCTATTGGGGCGGCGACGGCTCCGACTTCAGGCGCAAGAGCAGCTATAATGGCGAGCAGCAGATCTATGTCGATCCGCGTTATGGCGGGCGGGAAACAACGCCGCTCGGCCTCGATCCGTTCAAGGTCAACGACGGCATTCTCTCGATCATAGCCAGCCGCATCCCGCCGGCGCTGAAGACCGTGCTGTTCAACAATGAGTATATTTCGGGCATCCTGACGACGCAGAGCCGGTTTTCCCAGAAGTACGGATATTTCGAAATCCGCGCCAAGATACCGGTCGGCGTCGGCGTGTGGCCGGCGTTCTGGATGCTCGCCGATGACGGCGGCTGGCCGCCGGAAGTCGACATCATGGAAGGCCGCGGGCAACGACCGGGCGACATCGTGATGACGACGCATTGGCGGATACCGGCCACGCAGCGCGTGGAACGCTGCGGGTTTGACTTCCGGGTACCGGACGCCCCGACCGCATTTCACGACTACGGCGTGCTGTGGCAGCCGGATCGCATCACGTACTTCATCGACCGCCAGCCGGTCTCCGAGATCAAGGTCCCCATCGGCTTCGGCGAGCCCATGTACATGATCGTGAACCTCGCGATGGGCTCGAAGACTCTCGAGGGCGTGGGATTCGTCGACGGCGAATCGCCCGCGACCGTCGCCTTCGAGATCGACAGGATATCCGCCTACCAGATCGACGAACGCTGA
- a CDS encoding GH1 family beta-glucosidase, with the protein MFGKFSRRHFAKLAGLSALGMAPRSSDAMAQPAAERPLPASFPKDFVWGTATSAYQIEGAVNEDGRGRSIWDTFAHTPGKIEDGTSGDRANEHYHRYKEDIGLIRELGAKAYRFSIAWPRVFPEGTGKPNPKGLDFYDRLIDEMLKQGIEPYATLYHWDLPQALEDKVGGWRSSETSKAFGDYAGHVAARITDRVRSIFTVNEAGRFVNFGYGWGIDAPGLKLPDADVNQVRHHVTLAHGLAVQAIRAHGRSGTKVGPAENIAACVPAFDTPENVRAAEIATRELNSGFLGVILEGKYTDGFLRFAGPNAPKFTDAELKIISQRNDFVGLNIYAPQFYIAASDKAPGWSVLPFPASFPHMNSEWLRVGPETIYWAPRLAAKVWNIETIYISENGTSSEDKLRADGQVYDLDRIMYLRNYLRQLQRATSEGVPVRGYFLWSLMDNFEWIYGFEKRFGLYHVDFETQRRTPKLSVAFYRDVVARNAIGV; encoded by the coding sequence ATGTTCGGAAAATTCTCGCGCCGGCATTTTGCCAAGCTTGCAGGCTTGTCCGCGCTCGGAATGGCGCCGCGATCCTCTGACGCCATGGCGCAGCCGGCAGCCGAACGGCCTCTGCCTGCGAGTTTTCCGAAGGATTTTGTGTGGGGCACCGCCACGTCGGCCTATCAGATCGAAGGCGCGGTGAACGAGGACGGCCGCGGCCGCTCGATCTGGGATACGTTCGCGCACACGCCGGGCAAGATCGAGGACGGCACCTCCGGCGACCGCGCCAACGAACACTACCACCGCTACAAGGAAGACATCGGCCTGATCAGGGAGTTGGGCGCCAAGGCCTACCGGTTTTCGATCGCGTGGCCGCGGGTGTTTCCGGAAGGAACGGGCAAGCCGAACCCCAAGGGCCTCGACTTCTACGATCGCCTCATCGACGAAATGCTCAAGCAGGGCATCGAGCCGTATGCGACGCTGTATCACTGGGATCTGCCGCAGGCGCTCGAAGACAAAGTGGGCGGCTGGCGATCCAGCGAAACGTCGAAAGCATTCGGGGATTATGCCGGCCACGTGGCGGCGCGCATCACTGATCGCGTCAGGTCGATCTTCACGGTCAATGAAGCCGGAAGGTTCGTGAATTTCGGCTATGGATGGGGCATCGACGCTCCCGGCCTCAAATTGCCGGATGCGGATGTCAACCAGGTCCGCCACCATGTGACGTTGGCGCATGGTCTCGCGGTACAGGCGATCCGCGCGCATGGACGTTCAGGTACCAAGGTGGGCCCGGCCGAAAACATCGCGGCCTGCGTGCCGGCGTTCGACACGCCGGAAAACGTTCGCGCCGCCGAGATCGCCACGCGCGAATTGAACTCGGGCTTTCTCGGCGTCATCCTGGAGGGCAAATACACCGACGGATTTCTTCGGTTCGCCGGCCCGAACGCGCCGAAATTCACCGATGCCGAATTGAAAATCATTTCGCAGCGAAACGATTTCGTCGGCCTCAATATCTACGCGCCGCAATTCTACATCGCCGCCTCCGACAAGGCGCCGGGCTGGAGCGTGTTGCCATTCCCGGCCTCGTTCCCGCACATGAATTCGGAATGGCTGCGCGTGGGGCCTGAGACGATCTACTGGGCGCCACGGCTGGCGGCAAAGGTCTGGAACATCGAGACGATCTATATCAGCGAGAACGGCACCTCGTCGGAGGACAAGCTTCGCGCCGACGGCCAGGTCTACGACCTCGATCGCATCATGTACCTGCGCAACTATCTCAGGCAGTTGCAGCGTGCGACGTCAGAGGGCGTGCCGGTCCGCGGCTATTTCCTCTGGAGCCTGATGGACAATTTCGAATGGATCTACGGCTTCGAAAAGCGCTTCGGGCTCTACCACGTCGACTTCGAGACGCAGCGCCGGACGCCGAAGTTAAGTGTCGCCTTCTATCGCGACGTGGTGGCGCGGAATGCTATCGGCGTCTGA
- a CDS encoding helix-turn-helix domain-containing protein has translation MTGAELKKLREHLGEAIGQPLSVADMAKLCGLPPSDGADTIRRWEVTGPTGPVAELLRILAMASDHYPILEMFNVFDRHDVPVKDRPARRQAFREQMRGDVRRRIG, from the coding sequence GTGACCGGAGCGGAACTGAAGAAACTTCGCGAACATCTCGGTGAGGCCATCGGCCAGCCGCTGTCGGTGGCCGACATGGCCAAACTCTGCGGGCTGCCGCCGTCCGATGGCGCCGACACCATCCGCCGATGGGAGGTCACCGGCCCGACCGGGCCCGTGGCGGAGTTGCTGCGCATCCTGGCGATGGCCAGCGACCACTATCCGATCCTTGAAATGTTCAACGTGTTCGACCGCCACGACGTCCCGGTGAAAGACCGCCCTGCCCGCCGGCAGGCCTTCCGCGAACAGATGCGCGGCGACGTGCGGCGCCGCATTGGTTAA